In one window of Lewinella sp. 4G2 DNA:
- a CDS encoding hydroxymethylglutaryl-CoA synthase family protein, whose protein sequence is MAAPTVGIDDMSLYIPQLYLPIETLAEARELNYDKLSKGLGLLEMSLADVREDAATMAANAVLDLIHKNDLEPRQIGRIYLGTESALDGAKPTATYVLDMLQDHFADAYGPNCFLNCDVVDLTFACIGAVDALQNCLEWAAAKEGRIGIVVASDEAKYEMNSPGEYTQGAGSVAMLVGQEPRLLAIDPDFGVATRPAHDFFKPQRKVSKREIIEEVVSLLPDVSGDDVNLDALVEQLGKGLGVNGVLDCNEKDLTLHKVTPVFDGPYSNQAYQARIREALTDYRRRSGRQPGNLLQDFSHLVFHLPYAYQARRMFSEIYMEELKANGGWEAFIEKNELEVPCADSYEDREEYITKCADFLRLVTKTSDYKEFLAEYIAPGEWASSRVGNLYAGSVFLSLMSTLEHLAEGDTDPAGESICVFAYGSGSKSKVFGATLQPNWREMAGGLDVGLRLDYRQEISYADYENLHRCCQDQDLAELQEGAFFLADVHDERDETEGVRHYGYAARTA, encoded by the coding sequence ATGGCTGCTCCTACCGTCGGTATCGACGATATGTCCCTGTACATCCCCCAGCTTTACCTACCCATCGAAACCCTCGCGGAAGCGCGGGAGCTGAACTACGATAAACTGAGCAAAGGGCTGGGCCTGCTGGAAATGTCCCTGGCTGACGTCCGGGAAGACGCCGCCACCATGGCCGCCAACGCCGTGCTCGACCTCATCCACAAGAATGATCTCGAGCCCCGGCAGATCGGCCGCATCTACCTCGGTACCGAATCCGCTCTGGACGGCGCCAAGCCAACGGCTACCTACGTGCTCGACATGCTGCAGGACCACTTTGCGGACGCCTACGGCCCCAATTGCTTCCTCAACTGCGACGTGGTGGACCTCACCTTCGCCTGTATCGGCGCGGTGGATGCCCTCCAGAATTGCCTCGAATGGGCCGCCGCCAAGGAAGGCCGCATCGGCATCGTCGTGGCCAGCGACGAAGCAAAATACGAAATGAACTCCCCCGGTGAGTACACCCAGGGCGCCGGATCCGTAGCGATGCTCGTAGGTCAGGAACCACGTTTACTGGCGATCGACCCCGACTTTGGGGTGGCGACGCGCCCGGCCCACGATTTCTTCAAACCCCAGCGGAAGGTCTCCAAACGGGAGATCATCGAAGAAGTGGTGAGCCTGTTGCCGGACGTATCCGGAGACGACGTCAACCTCGACGCGCTCGTAGAGCAGCTGGGTAAGGGACTCGGAGTCAACGGCGTCCTCGACTGCAACGAAAAAGACCTTACCCTGCACAAGGTGACGCCTGTGTTTGACGGGCCCTACTCCAACCAGGCCTACCAAGCCCGTATTCGGGAGGCCCTGACGGATTACCGCCGCCGCTCCGGCCGCCAGCCGGGTAACCTGCTGCAGGATTTCTCCCACCTTGTTTTTCACCTCCCCTACGCTTACCAGGCCCGCCGGATGTTCTCCGAGATCTACATGGAAGAGCTCAAGGCCAACGGTGGCTGGGAGGCCTTCATCGAGAAGAACGAACTCGAAGTCCCCTGCGCCGACAGCTACGAAGACCGGGAAGAATACATCACGAAGTGCGCGGACTTCCTCCGCCTCGTCACCAAAACTTCTGATTACAAGGAGTTCCTCGCCGAATACATTGCCCCCGGCGAATGGGCCAGCTCCCGCGTCGGTAACCTTTACGCCGGCAGCGTCTTCCTCAGCCTCATGAGCACCCTGGAACACCTGGCGGAAGGCGATACGGACCCGGCTGGCGAATCCATCTGCGTATTTGCCTACGGTAGCGGTTCGAAATCCAAGGTCTTCGGTGCCACCCTCCAACCCAACTGGCGGGAAATGGCCGGTGGGCTGGACGTCGGCCTCCGCCTCGACTACCGCCAGGAGATCAGCTACGCCGATTACGAAAACCTACACCGCTGCTGCCAGGACCAAGACCTCGCGGAGCTACAAGAAGGCGCCTTCTTCCTCGCCGACGTCCACGACGAGCGGGATGAGACGGAGGGCGTGCGTCATTACGGCTACGCGGCGCGGACGGCTTAG